In the Girardinichthys multiradiatus isolate DD_20200921_A chromosome 4, DD_fGirMul_XY1, whole genome shotgun sequence genome, one interval contains:
- the rnaset2 gene encoding ribonuclease T2 codes for MRLYFPLLVCLAAALSTAAISSPLNLWTKLILTQQWPNTFCSVEHHCHPNFSYWTLHGLWPDKGNNCNSSWHFNSSEIEDLLPDMKKSWPDLLNPSSVQFWKYEWSKHGTCAAEAASLNSQHKYFSKALELYHKVDLNSMLMKFNITPSDKYYTFSEIEEGMTNFYGVKPKIQCVHPSKNSEPQVLGQIEICFDADFSLLDCEKHFTISTFSRGPWDHPLGVTKPSGLSVCSYDIPVYYPPIP; via the exons ATGAGACTCTACTTCCCTCTACTGGTCTGCCTGGCAGCAGCTCTGTCCACTGCTGCCATTTCTTCACCACT CAATTTATGGACCAAACTGATCTTGACACAACAGTGGCCCAACACCTTCTGTTCT GTGGAGCATCATTGCCATCCCAACTTTAGTTACTGGACGCTTCATGGACTGTG GCCTGATAAAGGGAATAACTGCAATTCTTCGTGGCATTTCAATTCTTCTGAAATAGAG GACCTGCTCCCAGACATGAAGAAGAGTTGGCCAGACCTTCTCAACCCATCTTCTGTTCAGTTCTG gaAGTACGAGTGGTCTAAACATGGAACATGTGCAGCTGAAGCAGCTTCACTGAATAGTCAACATAAATACTTCAGCAAGGCCCTGGAATTATATCATAAGGTGGATTTAAACAG CATGCTAATGAAGTTTAATATTACCCCCTCTGACAAATACTACACA TTTTCAGAAATTGAGGAAGGGATGACAAATTTCTATGGCGTGAAACCTAAGATCCAATGTGTGCATCCATCAAAG AACTCTGAGCCCCAGGTCTTGGGACAGATTGAGATCTGTTTTGATGCTGACTTCTCTCTGCTGGACTGTGAGAAACATTTTACCATCAGCACTTTTTCAAGAGGACCCTGGGACCATCCCCTTGGTGTTACCAAACCATCTGGACTCAGCGTGTGTTCCTATGACATACCAGTTTATTACCCTCCTATCCCTTAA